One genomic region from Desulfurispira natronophila encodes:
- the trpA gene encoding tryptophan synthase subunit alpha produces the protein MSLYSRIVPYITLGYPDMETTNQFIQLCYRLGIKTIEIGVPFSDPMADGPVIQSAGDYARKKGIHFGSLEDLVIQPDKADHYIMTYANLFLHRGPEKTFTWLQSMGYQGAIIPDANFGVDSALTVDKKKDFALVSFISTTTDDHRIIEIARQAQGFIYAVSSPNVTGKSVDTFDAIESKITLAKQHTRTPINIGFGIKDAAAVRRALNVADGAIIGTALIQCINADASTSQNLKAMEDYLITLSDS, from the coding sequence ATGTCTTTATATAGCAGGATTGTTCCATACATTACCCTAGGTTATCCTGATATGGAAACTACGAACCAGTTTATTCAATTATGTTATCGACTTGGCATCAAAACTATTGAGATAGGTGTCCCGTTTTCTGATCCTATGGCTGATGGTCCTGTTATTCAAAGTGCAGGTGACTACGCTCGTAAAAAAGGAATTCATTTTGGTAGTCTTGAAGATCTGGTAATTCAGCCTGATAAAGCAGATCACTATATTATGACCTATGCCAACCTTTTTTTACACCGAGGTCCGGAAAAAACATTTACATGGTTGCAATCAATGGGATACCAGGGGGCAATTATTCCAGATGCTAACTTTGGTGTTGACTCGGCTTTAACAGTAGATAAGAAAAAAGACTTTGCCTTGGTTTCATTTATCTCAACAACTACTGACGATCATCGTATAATTGAAATTGCCAGACAAGCACAAGGTTTTATTTACGCCGTCAGCTCTCCCAATGTCACCGGCAAATCTGTTGATACTTTTGACGCCATAGAATCAAAAATCACATTGGCTAAGCAGCACACAAGAACTCCCATAAATATAGGTTTTGGCATCAAAGACGCTGCAGCAGTACGCAGAGCATTGAACGTTGCTGATGGCGCAATTATTGGAACAGCACTCATACAGTGTATCAACGCGGACGCATCTACTTCTCAGAACCTGAAGGCAATGGAAGACTATTTGATTACTCTGAGTGATAGCTAA
- a CDS encoding murein hydrolase activator EnvC family protein — translation MAIVPHALPNELVRSVSLTQLEQQLQNIDQQIQSVSQRIGDLVSEIARIEDESEEQEQARSQMLNEIKSVDVEIQNLHNRLKEGQRELNHLDKGILKLESRMELRRESMEHLTRMLYRDIYLERSHTQYMQSVFSEVGIFLEKLFNDLHNLQQLRQKSVNAIQQQQRLIDQFQGRYRHLAAQLDELDQRLEHTYVEAHRKHRVLEHLHAEKEDLQLIMDEVAEQRRQFYEVVRDFQEFKGYLSLPVDDPYSMIIDDEHIWLDLKNDARVYCIFDGEVVYNGLIQAYNNVVIISHGNDYYTVYGGMVDVIVSEGDRVYANELLGSSHHLFFEIRHRSQALPPHHWILMEDS, via the coding sequence ATGGCGATAGTACCTCATGCCCTGCCCAATGAGCTTGTCCGATCTGTTTCCCTTACCCAGCTGGAACAGCAACTGCAAAACATAGATCAACAAATACAGTCTGTATCACAAAGAATTGGCGATCTGGTTAGTGAGATTGCTCGTATAGAAGATGAATCAGAAGAGCAGGAGCAGGCTCGTTCTCAAATGTTAAATGAAATTAAAAGTGTTGACGTGGAGATTCAGAATCTCCACAACCGCCTAAAAGAGGGACAGCGCGAATTAAACCATTTGGACAAGGGTATATTGAAGCTGGAGTCACGTATGGAACTACGGCGCGAAAGCATGGAGCACCTCACGCGCATGCTTTATCGTGACATATACCTGGAGCGCTCTCATACACAGTACATGCAGTCAGTATTTTCCGAAGTTGGAATCTTTCTTGAGAAGCTATTTAACGATTTACACAATCTGCAACAACTACGGCAAAAAAGTGTAAATGCCATTCAGCAACAGCAGCGATTAATTGACCAATTTCAGGGCAGGTATCGTCACCTTGCGGCGCAGTTGGATGAACTTGATCAACGACTTGAGCATACATACGTAGAGGCTCATCGCAAGCATCGTGTCCTTGAGCATTTGCACGCGGAAAAGGAAGATTTGCAATTAATCATGGACGAAGTAGCTGAGCAGCGAAGGCAGTTCTACGAAGTTGTGCGGGACTTTCAGGAGTTCAAAGGGTACCTTTCTTTACCGGTGGATGACCCTTACTCAATGATTATTGATGATGAGCACATATGGCTAGATTTGAAAAATGATGCCCGCGTCTATTGTATATTTGACGGAGAAGTTGTATATAATGGCCTTATACAAGCCTATAACAATGTAGTTATCATATCTCATGGGAATGACTACTATACCGTATATGGCGGTATGGTAGATGTAATAGTGAGTGAAGGTGATCGGGTTTATGCTAATGAGCTTTTAGGCTCTAGTCACCATCTCTTTTTCGAAATACGCCATCGCTCCCAAGCGCTCCCACCTCATCATTGGATACTCATGGAGGACTCGTGA
- the accD gene encoding acetyl-CoA carboxylase, carboxyltransferase subunit beta, with the protein MSAKTSIPEGIWIKCKSCKDTIYSKDFHDNLYVCPKCDFHDRLTAMERIQTLLDENSFVEYDANLGPVDVLEFNDSKSYSKRIEETQSKLGTKDAIVCGQGELLGHKVEVSAFDFYFMGGSMGSVVGEKITRSIERGIASNMPVIIISCSGGARMQESTLSLMQMAKTSAALQELGRKGIPYISVLADPTTGGVTASFAMLGDLNIAEPNALIGFAGPRVIEQTIRQKLPQGFQRAEFLLEHGMLDMVLHRKELRPKIAQSLELLGF; encoded by the coding sequence ATGTCAGCAAAAACATCAATCCCCGAAGGTATTTGGATCAAGTGTAAAAGCTGCAAAGACACAATATACAGTAAAGACTTTCACGACAATTTGTACGTTTGTCCCAAGTGCGATTTTCATGATCGTCTGACCGCTATGGAGCGCATCCAAACCCTGCTTGATGAAAATAGTTTTGTAGAATACGACGCTAACCTGGGCCCCGTAGACGTATTGGAGTTTAATGACTCCAAATCCTACAGTAAGCGCATAGAAGAGACACAATCTAAACTTGGCACCAAAGATGCGATAGTATGTGGTCAAGGGGAGTTGCTGGGTCACAAGGTAGAAGTGAGTGCCTTTGATTTCTACTTTATGGGTGGCAGCATGGGGAGTGTTGTGGGAGAGAAAATCACCCGCAGTATAGAGCGAGGCATCGCCTCCAATATGCCGGTCATTATTATATCGTGCTCTGGTGGAGCACGCATGCAGGAATCGACCCTGAGCCTCATGCAGATGGCCAAAACATCAGCAGCCCTCCAGGAGCTGGGGCGTAAAGGTATTCCCTATATCAGCGTTCTCGCAGATCCTACCACCGGTGGGGTAACCGCATCATTCGCCATGCTCGGCGACCTCAATATCGCTGAGCCCAATGCCTTGATAGGCTTTGCCGGTCCGCGGGTCATAGAGCAGACCATTCGTCAAAAACTTCCCCAGGGCTTCCAGCGCGCTGAGTTTCTTCTTGAGCATGGCATGCTGGACATGGTGCTTCATCGCAAAGAACTGCGCCCAAAAATTGCTCAGTCACTGGAGCTGCTCGGTTTTTGA
- the thiD gene encoding bifunctional hydroxymethylpyrimidine kinase/phosphomethylpyrimidine kinase, with the protein MEPVVLSVAGSDPSGGAGIQADLKVFQSLGVYGAAAATALTIQNTCKVYDAKLLSGSFVAAQISHVLEDLPVSYIKTGMLGNSSIAKHVGKALTGYPVICDPVMISKSGYPLMSQESMDAIMEHVGSKAVLLTPNSFELYALSGLSREMATPEECALQLLDIWPDLNGVLIKGGHINEESSQVTDTLIQRTRAGFTTTDHKQQRHSSRNTHGTGCTLSSAIAAICAKRPELPLEHNVHTALLYTNQLIADAALGSVGQGNGPLLHHRLSREYEGLSGNPA; encoded by the coding sequence ATGGAACCCGTAGTTCTTAGTGTAGCTGGATCAGACCCTTCTGGAGGAGCCGGTATTCAAGCTGATCTCAAGGTTTTTCAGTCATTGGGGGTTTACGGCGCCGCTGCTGCAACCGCTCTGACGATACAAAATACGTGCAAAGTATATGATGCCAAACTACTAAGTGGTTCTTTTGTTGCTGCCCAAATCTCTCATGTGCTTGAGGACTTGCCAGTTAGTTATATTAAAACCGGAATGCTGGGTAATTCAAGTATTGCCAAACACGTAGGAAAAGCTTTGACTGGATATCCTGTTATTTGCGACCCTGTCATGATATCCAAGAGCGGATACCCCTTGATGAGTCAAGAGAGTATGGATGCCATTATGGAGCATGTTGGTTCCAAAGCTGTGCTCCTTACTCCCAACAGCTTTGAGCTTTATGCACTAAGTGGTCTTAGCAGGGAAATGGCCACACCAGAAGAATGCGCATTACAACTTCTTGATATCTGGCCAGATCTTAATGGCGTTTTAATTAAAGGCGGGCATATAAATGAAGAATCCAGTCAGGTAACAGACACACTGATACAACGTACTCGCGCTGGATTTACCACAACCGACCACAAGCAGCAACGACACTCATCCCGCAACACTCATGGAACTGGCTGCACTCTATCCTCCGCCATTGCTGCTATTTGTGCCAAAAGGCCAGAGTTACCGCTTGAGCATAACGTGCACACAGCGCTTCTCTATACTAACCAACTGATCGCAGATGCTGCACTTGGGTCGGTAGGCCAAGGCAATGGACCACTGCTTCATCATCGACTTTCTCGCGAATACGAGGGGCTATCAGGTAACCCTGCATAA
- a CDS encoding D-alanyl-D-alanine carboxypeptidase family protein, whose translation MSAKHYEPSTPQTTNSKVLALIFAWVTSLSFSRMLLASFPLLFLTYLVISHYSLHAPETKGQHLQIQVPSPSSQQPFVMPDFIDNRQAFNFPESQHLQAVLVLDANRQEILYAKNLDQVRPIASLTKIFLMEEVFDRMQQGAFHPDTPVRASTEASLVRGSRVYLREHENTTVSQLAKATMIHSANDAAYQLGQLIAGGDADHAAQLLTSKAQALGLRNTILYNVNGLPNRGGADNVSTARELAQFTFMLMINNPELFELAATEVDYFNRPGTQDFLLVNRNRPLVRLDYVNGLKTGYTANAGFCVVTTSNKNNRKLITVILGAPSSQIRDRAAKRLIDHFSAHPRT comes from the coding sequence ATGAGCGCCAAGCACTACGAGCCCAGCACACCTCAGACGACTAACAGTAAGGTTTTAGCACTGATATTTGCTTGGGTAACTTCATTGAGTTTCAGCCGAATGTTACTGGCAAGCTTCCCATTACTGTTTCTCACCTATCTTGTTATTTCACACTATAGTTTGCATGCCCCTGAAACCAAAGGCCAGCACCTGCAAATACAAGTTCCTTCGCCTTCATCACAGCAACCATTTGTTATGCCAGACTTCATTGATAATCGGCAGGCATTCAACTTTCCAGAGTCTCAGCACTTGCAAGCAGTTTTAGTTTTGGACGCCAATCGTCAAGAAATCCTATACGCAAAAAACTTAGATCAAGTACGCCCTATTGCTTCACTTACTAAAATATTTCTTATGGAAGAAGTGTTTGATCGGATGCAACAAGGAGCTTTTCATCCAGATACACCTGTTAGGGCATCAACCGAAGCCTCACTTGTTCGGGGATCTCGAGTCTATTTACGGGAGCATGAAAACACAACTGTTAGTCAACTTGCCAAAGCAACCATGATACACTCTGCAAATGACGCCGCCTATCAGCTGGGGCAGCTCATAGCTGGGGGTGATGCTGATCATGCTGCTCAACTACTTACATCAAAAGCACAGGCGCTCGGATTGCGCAATACAATTCTCTACAATGTCAACGGGCTACCAAACCGTGGTGGAGCTGACAATGTATCAACCGCCAGGGAGCTTGCACAGTTTACCTTCATGTTGATGATAAATAACCCAGAGCTTTTCGAACTGGCAGCTACAGAAGTGGACTACTTTAATCGTCCTGGCACCCAGGATTTCCTGCTGGTTAATCGCAACCGTCCACTTGTGCGACTTGATTATGTCAACGGACTCAAAACAGGCTATACAGCAAATGCTGGCTTTTGTGTCGTTACTACTTCCAACAAGAACAATCGTAAACTTATAACTGTTATTTTGGGAGCTCCTAGCTCTCAAATACGCGACCGCGCTGCTAAGCGTCTTATTGATCATTTCTCTGCTCACCCGCGAACATAA
- a CDS encoding ferritin-like domain-containing protein — protein sequence MSKETLISYLNKQLHSEYQAMHTYMYHAATLQNEELAAALREFCREEQNHAIMLMDLIEHMGGVPEASCEVNVDQEDDILSSLVMSIAEEDSAVQMYTMIRDLMETPAQRTIIESTIAEEKRHHAVLQDLLAKAKKQMF from the coding sequence ATGAGCAAAGAAACCCTTATATCCTACCTGAACAAACAGCTGCACTCTGAGTATCAGGCTATGCACACTTATATGTATCACGCAGCAACACTACAGAATGAAGAACTGGCTGCTGCGCTGCGTGAGTTTTGTCGCGAAGAGCAAAATCATGCCATTATGCTCATGGATCTTATTGAGCATATGGGAGGCGTCCCGGAGGCAAGCTGTGAAGTAAACGTGGACCAGGAGGATGATATACTCTCGTCACTGGTGATGAGTATTGCTGAGGAAGATTCAGCAGTACAAATGTACACTATGATTCGCGATCTGATGGAAACTCCAGCACAGCGAACCATTATTGAAAGCACTATTGCTGAAGAAAAGCGCCACCATGCCGTGCTTCAGGATTTGCTTGCGAAAGCCAAAAAACAGATGTTTTAA
- a CDS encoding divergent polysaccharide deacetylase family protein: MSYQGNALLNHRLVRRIMLITLVLSLLGIAFLASAMSSHSRTDSVIVDYTQASNGVESAIHSILLNYGIMSSDVVVEESRLAVHGNKQWHYRYREIDFFGDDDLFHLERRILTALSPWQVRLVSRESGIRNNRSFYKIRLALPHDMVTHSLLFYLPEIEYHPAEPEGVPMDQVPVSPKHATEPESDKDKPIRIALILDDAGDNFQLARRIVGVSPNITLSILPKRPYSRQIAQYLNRRDIEFMLHQPMEALNPLINPGWAVLSTDMNGDEVRLTLGEALDAVPGARGLNNHMGSKFTQDRGGMAVVIEELSKRNMYFIDSYTTSDSKAYKVATEQQVPSAYRDIFIDNVNDVDAILIQLEQLVEIAQHYGSSVGIGHVRSRTLQALEKFVPRLQDMGIELVPPSVITGHTEERETTKDERQALRAQHTSDD, translated from the coding sequence TTGAGCTACCAAGGTAACGCTTTGCTTAACCACCGTCTTGTGCGTAGAATTATGCTAATTACCCTTGTTCTTTCTCTGTTGGGTATTGCATTTCTCGCCAGTGCTATGTCTTCGCACTCACGAACTGACAGCGTCATTGTTGACTATACTCAGGCGAGTAATGGGGTAGAAAGTGCTATCCATTCTATTCTATTAAACTACGGCATTATGTCCAGTGACGTTGTGGTTGAGGAAAGTCGACTTGCTGTACATGGCAATAAACAGTGGCACTATCGATATAGAGAGATAGATTTTTTTGGTGATGATGACTTGTTTCACTTGGAGCGACGCATTCTCACAGCATTAAGTCCTTGGCAAGTTCGGCTCGTATCTCGCGAGTCAGGTATTCGTAATAATCGTTCATTTTATAAGATACGTTTGGCTTTGCCACATGATATGGTGACTCACTCTTTACTCTTCTATCTTCCTGAAATAGAGTATCACCCCGCTGAACCCGAAGGGGTTCCCATGGACCAGGTTCCTGTGTCGCCAAAACATGCCACGGAGCCAGAGTCAGATAAAGATAAGCCGATCCGTATCGCATTGATACTTGATGATGCAGGCGACAATTTTCAGTTAGCACGCCGTATCGTTGGAGTCAGCCCAAATATCACTCTTTCTATATTGCCTAAAAGACCGTATTCTCGGCAAATTGCTCAGTACTTAAATCGCAGAGATATCGAATTTATGCTCCATCAACCTATGGAGGCGCTTAATCCACTTATCAATCCAGGGTGGGCTGTGCTTTCTACTGACATGAATGGTGACGAGGTTCGGTTGACTCTTGGCGAAGCCTTGGATGCTGTGCCAGGTGCCAGGGGACTCAATAATCACATGGGATCAAAATTCACCCAGGACCGTGGTGGAATGGCTGTTGTTATCGAAGAGCTATCTAAACGAAATATGTATTTTATTGATAGCTATACTACCAGTGATTCAAAGGCATATAAAGTTGCTACTGAGCAACAGGTGCCGAGTGCATACAGGGATATATTTATTGATAATGTTAACGATGTAGATGCTATTTTGATTCAACTGGAGCAGTTGGTCGAAATTGCGCAACATTATGGTTCTTCTGTTGGCATTGGCCACGTTCGCTCCCGCACCCTGCAAGCATTGGAGAAGTTTGTCCCCAGACTTCAGGACATGGGAATTGAATTGGTACCCCCTTCTGTAATAACCGGTCATACCGAAGAGCGAGAGACAACCAAAGATGAGCGCCAAGCACTACGAGCCCAGCACACCTCAGACGACTAA
- a CDS encoding S41 family peptidase yields MKLFSLKKTFFLIIVLLGLTATSFAISNDALRQQLKLFSETLSYINANYIEVPDQKELIYGAIQGMLSSLDPHSAFMKPETYQDFQTDTRGEFGGLGIQIAVRDRVLTIIAPIEDTPAYEAGLKAGDRIIRVEGETTEGMSVMDAIKVLRGEPGTDVTITIWREGLNVGKDFTITRDIIKVNSVRSKRYGDIGYIRISNFNENTSRELRNELDKLEKKPIQGVVLDLRNNPGGLLSQAIEVASAFIEPGKLIVYTEGRTATRNELSARRFDDKDRDYPMVVLVNQGSASASEIVSGALQDYQRAIVMGTTTFGKASVQTVIPLSDGSGMRLTTAEYFTPKGRAIQDVGIVPDIKVRSGKVVSDESSMDRVSPSAVPEHLMSDSEELDSDNGAPEDDLQLLRALDVLKALNAFGGTYSRN; encoded by the coding sequence GTGAAATTATTTAGCCTCAAAAAGACCTTTTTTTTGATTATAGTCTTACTTGGATTAACTGCTACATCTTTTGCTATTAGCAATGATGCACTTAGGCAACAATTAAAACTCTTCAGTGAAACTCTCTCCTATATAAATGCCAACTATATAGAAGTTCCAGATCAGAAAGAACTTATATACGGTGCCATTCAAGGCATGCTCTCATCACTTGATCCTCACTCAGCTTTCATGAAGCCAGAGACTTATCAGGATTTTCAAACTGATACCAGGGGCGAGTTTGGTGGGCTAGGAATACAGATAGCTGTAAGAGATCGTGTGTTGACTATCATCGCTCCAATCGAAGACACCCCGGCTTATGAGGCAGGTCTTAAAGCTGGTGATCGTATTATACGAGTAGAGGGTGAAACTACTGAAGGTATGAGTGTGATGGATGCCATTAAGGTTTTACGTGGCGAGCCAGGCACTGATGTTACTATCACCATCTGGCGTGAGGGCTTAAATGTGGGTAAAGACTTCACTATCACTCGAGATATTATTAAAGTGAATAGTGTTAGAAGTAAGCGATATGGCGATATAGGTTATATTCGCATAAGCAATTTTAATGAAAACACTTCTCGTGAACTACGAAACGAATTGGATAAACTTGAGAAAAAGCCAATTCAGGGAGTTGTACTGGATCTTCGCAATAACCCTGGTGGTTTGCTAAGCCAAGCCATTGAGGTAGCCAGCGCATTTATAGAGCCAGGTAAACTCATTGTTTACACAGAAGGGCGCACAGCCACTCGCAATGAATTGAGTGCTCGTCGCTTCGATGACAAAGATCGTGATTATCCAATGGTGGTGTTGGTAAACCAAGGTAGTGCATCGGCTTCTGAAATAGTAAGTGGGGCATTGCAAGATTATCAGCGTGCCATTGTTATGGGCACAACAACTTTTGGCAAAGCTTCGGTTCAAACGGTTATCCCCCTTTCTGACGGCAGCGGCATGAGGCTGACGACAGCGGAGTACTTTACTCCCAAAGGAAGAGCTATACAGGATGTAGGCATTGTCCCTGACATTAAAGTACGCTCTGGAAAAGTTGTTAGTGACGAGTCTTCCATGGATAGAGTGAGCCCATCAGCAGTACCGGAACACCTCATGTCTGACTCAGAAGAGCTTGACAGTGATAATGGTGCACCAGAAGATGATTTACAATTACTTCGAGCCCTGGATGTTCTCAAAGCACTCAATGCCTTTGGCGGAACATATAGCAGGAACTGA
- the carB gene encoding carbamoyl-phosphate synthase large subunit, with protein sequence MPKRTDISKILVIGSGPIVIGQACEFDYSGTQAVKALKEEGYQVVLINSNPATIMTDPQMADATYIEPINASVIEKIIEKERPDAVLPTVGGQTALNAAVELAESGVLKKYNVEMIGANLKAIQKGEDRELFKEAMQRIGLEMPRCGYAHSMDEAKKIVRDMGFPAIIRPSFTLGGSGGGIAYNMEEFEEIVANGLDASPSREVLIDESIIGWKEFEMEVMRDKNDNVVIICSIENFDPMGVHTGDSITVAPAQTLTDKEFQIMRDATIKVIREIGVETGGSNVQFAVNPDDGRLVIIEMNPRVSRSSALASKATGFPIAKIAAKLAVGYTLDEIPNDITKETPASFEPTIDYVVVKFPRFTFEKFPKANSTLTTQMKSVGEGMSIGRTFKESFQKVLRSMEIDSYGLESRFSDNELRNPNAGTIATVEEKLRIPTWERVWYIADAFRIGFTLEKIHDLTNIDPWFLRQLQEIVQQDMELSKLGSYRDIQRDVLLRIKQMGFSDVRIAQLTGTDELSIERLRQELGIEPVYKCIDTCAAEFPARTPYLYSTYEEECEADATDRKKIMIIGGGPNRIGQGIEFDYCCCHAAFALSEDGFETIMVNCNPETVSTDYDTSDRLYFEPITREDILAIVAKEKPHGVIVQFGGQTPLKLAVALEKANVPIIGTSPDAIDRAEDRERFKKLVEKLGLKQPANATATSETQALEIANRIGYPAVVRPSYVLGGRAMEIVYHEDALKNYMEKAVKASPEHPVLIDHFLEHAIEVDVDAVCDGEQVVVAGIMEHIEEAGIHSGDSACSLPPKNLSDEICAEIRRQTRALALELRVVGLMNIQFAIKDGEIYLIEVNPRASRTVPFVSKATGIAFAKVAARVMAGKTLAEQGITEDVTPNYYSVKESVFPFIKFPGVDTILGPEMRSTGEVMGVDPDFGIAFAKAQSGAGGTLPLKGKVLFSVRNEDKPQSLELARRLANIGFTVLATSGTAAYFTANGVPAQSVYKVHEGRPNIVDTIVNSSIDLVFNTPSGEKSKHDALSIRRSVLTYKVPYFTTIEGARAAVTAIEAEKNDELHVVSIQEHYTHNTHTMLD encoded by the coding sequence GTGCCCAAACGCACCGATATAAGCAAAATTCTCGTCATTGGTTCAGGTCCTATAGTAATTGGACAGGCTTGCGAGTTTGACTATTCAGGTACACAAGCAGTGAAAGCCCTGAAAGAAGAGGGCTACCAAGTAGTACTCATTAACTCAAATCCAGCTACGATCATGACCGACCCACAGATGGCCGATGCTACCTATATAGAGCCTATAAATGCCAGCGTCATAGAGAAAATAATAGAAAAGGAACGCCCTGATGCCGTTCTGCCTACAGTAGGTGGACAAACAGCTCTCAATGCCGCCGTCGAGCTGGCAGAGAGTGGAGTTCTGAAAAAATACAATGTTGAAATGATCGGTGCTAATCTCAAAGCCATCCAGAAGGGTGAAGATCGTGAGCTCTTTAAGGAAGCCATGCAGCGCATTGGCCTGGAAATGCCACGTTGCGGGTATGCCCACTCCATGGATGAAGCCAAAAAGATTGTTCGTGACATGGGATTTCCTGCCATTATTCGTCCCTCCTTCACCCTTGGGGGAAGTGGGGGCGGTATTGCCTACAATATGGAAGAGTTTGAAGAAATTGTAGCCAATGGCCTTGATGCTTCGCCCTCCCGTGAGGTCCTGATTGACGAATCCATTATCGGCTGGAAAGAGTTTGAAATGGAAGTCATGCGGGACAAGAATGACAATGTAGTCATTATATGCTCCATAGAGAACTTTGACCCCATGGGTGTACATACCGGAGACTCAATCACTGTTGCTCCTGCACAAACATTGACAGACAAAGAATTTCAGATCATGCGCGATGCAACTATCAAGGTAATCCGGGAAATAGGTGTCGAAACCGGTGGTTCCAATGTGCAGTTTGCGGTGAACCCTGATGACGGGCGCTTGGTGATAATCGAAATGAATCCTCGTGTCAGCCGCTCTTCGGCCCTGGCTTCAAAAGCTACTGGCTTTCCCATCGCCAAGATAGCGGCAAAACTCGCCGTGGGCTACACCCTTGACGAAATTCCCAATGACATTACCAAAGAGACTCCCGCAAGCTTTGAGCCCACCATCGACTACGTGGTGGTGAAGTTTCCCCGATTTACTTTTGAAAAATTCCCCAAGGCCAACAGCACCCTGACCACTCAGATGAAGAGCGTCGGTGAGGGAATGAGCATTGGCCGCACCTTCAAGGAGTCCTTCCAAAAGGTGCTGCGCAGTATGGAAATTGACTCCTACGGGCTGGAGAGTCGCTTCAGCGACAATGAGTTGCGCAATCCCAATGCGGGCACAATTGCAACCGTTGAGGAGAAGCTGCGCATCCCAACCTGGGAGCGGGTCTGGTATATTGCCGATGCTTTCCGCATTGGCTTTACGCTGGAAAAAATACACGATCTGACGAATATCGACCCTTGGTTCCTGCGCCAGCTGCAGGAAATTGTTCAGCAGGATATGGAGCTTTCCAAGCTGGGCTCCTATCGCGACATTCAGCGGGACGTGCTGCTTCGCATCAAACAGATGGGATTTAGTGATGTCCGCATAGCTCAACTTACCGGGACAGATGAGCTTAGTATTGAACGGCTGCGTCAAGAGCTTGGTATTGAACCAGTATATAAGTGTATAGATACCTGTGCTGCAGAATTTCCAGCCCGAACACCATACCTGTACAGTACCTATGAGGAAGAGTGTGAAGCTGACGCCACCGATCGGAAAAAGATAATGATTATTGGTGGAGGACCTAATCGCATAGGGCAAGGCATAGAGTTTGATTACTGCTGCTGTCACGCTGCTTTTGCCCTTAGCGAAGACGGCTTCGAGACTATTATGGTAAATTGCAACCCAGAAACAGTCTCTACAGACTATGATACATCAGATAGGCTCTACTTCGAGCCCATAACCAGAGAAGACATTTTAGCAATTGTGGCCAAAGAAAAACCTCATGGCGTTATCGTTCAGTTTGGTGGCCAGACTCCGCTGAAACTAGCGGTTGCTTTGGAGAAAGCCAATGTTCCCATTATCGGCACATCTCCCGATGCCATTGACCGGGCAGAGGATCGTGAGCGCTTTAAAAAACTTGTAGAAAAACTTGGCCTGAAACAACCGGCAAATGCCACTGCCACCAGTGAAACACAAGCCTTGGAGATTGCCAATCGCATTGGATATCCTGCGGTAGTACGTCCTTCATATGTTCTAGGTGGGCGTGCCATGGAAATTGTTTACCATGAAGATGCTTTGAAAAACTATATGGAAAAGGCAGTCAAGGCTTCCCCAGAGCATCCTGTACTTATAGATCACTTCCTTGAACATGCCATTGAGGTTGATGTTGATGCAGTATGTGATGGCGAACAGGTTGTCGTGGCAGGAATCATGGAGCATATTGAAGAAGCGGGTATACATTCGGGTGACTCCGCCTGTTCATTACCGCCAAAAAACCTTTCAGATGAAATTTGTGCCGAGATTCGGCGTCAAACACGAGCCCTGGCACTTGAGCTTCGAGTGGTGGGTCTGATGAACATACAATTTGCCATCAAAGATGGAGAAATTTATCTTATTGAGGTCAACCCACGGGCAAGCCGCACAGTACCGTTTGTCTCCAAGGCCACCGGCATTGCTTTTGCCAAGGTGGCTGCAAGGGTTATGGCCGGAAAAACCTTAGCTGAACAAGGTATTACCGAAGATGTCACGCCTAACTACTACAGCGTCAAAGAGTCGGTATTTCCCTTTATCAAGTTCCCGGGAGTTGATACCATACTTGGCCCGGAAATGCGCTCCACCGGTGAAGTCATGGGAGTTGACCCTGACTTTGGCATCGCCTTTGCCAAAGCACAGTCCGGTGCTGGAGGAACCTTGCCATTAAAAGGCAAAGTACTTTTTAGTGTACGCAATGAAGACAAGCCCCAGTCCCTTGAACTTGCGAGGCGTTTAGCGAATATAGGCTTTACTGTCCTGGCAACGAGTGGAACGGCAGCCTATTTCACAGCTAATGGTGTACCTGCGCAAAGCGTGTATAAAGTTCATGAGGGTCGCCCTAACATAGTCGATACCATTGTTAATAGCAGTATTGACCTTGTGTTCAACACACCCAGTGGCGAAAAGAGTAAGCACGACGCCCTCTCAATTCGCCGCTCGGTTCTTACTTACAAGGTGCCGTATTTTACAACCATTGAAGGTGCCCGCGCTGCTGTAACCGCTATTGAAGCAGAAAAGAATGATGAGCTGCATGTGGTTTCTATTCAGGAACATTACACGCACAACACACACACTATGCTTGATTAG